Proteins encoded within one genomic window of Ranitomeya variabilis isolate aRanVar5 chromosome 4, aRanVar5.hap1, whole genome shotgun sequence:
- the DYNLRB1 gene encoding dynein light chain roadblock-type 1 isoform X1, which yields MRSLAVSVSSAPCILYLPADVEETLKRIQSQKGVQGIIIVNSEGIPIKSTMDNATTAQYAGLMHQLVMKARSSVRDIDPQNDLTFLRVRSKKNEIMIAPDKDYILVVIQQPSE from the exons ATGAGATCATTGGCTGTCAGTGTCTCATCAGCTCCATGTATTCTGTATCTACCG GCAGACGTTGAGGAAACATTAAAGAGGATCCAGAGCCAAAAGGGTGTACAGGGAATTATAATTGTCAACTCAGAAG GAATTCCCATAAAGAGCACAATGGATAATGCCACCACTGCACAATATGCCGGTCTAATGCATCAGTTAGTGATGAAGGCCCGAAGTTCTGTGCGGGACATTGACCCCCAGAACGATCTGACTTTCCTCAGGGTCCGATCCAAGAAGAATGAGATTATGATTGCTCCAG ATAAAGACTACATATTAGTTGTCATCCAGCAACCTTCAGAGTGA
- the DYNLRB1 gene encoding dynein light chain roadblock-type 1 isoform X2, with translation MADVEETLKRIQSQKGVQGIIIVNSEGIPIKSTMDNATTAQYAGLMHQLVMKARSSVRDIDPQNDLTFLRVRSKKNEIMIAPDKDYILVVIQQPSE, from the exons ATG GCAGACGTTGAGGAAACATTAAAGAGGATCCAGAGCCAAAAGGGTGTACAGGGAATTATAATTGTCAACTCAGAAG GAATTCCCATAAAGAGCACAATGGATAATGCCACCACTGCACAATATGCCGGTCTAATGCATCAGTTAGTGATGAAGGCCCGAAGTTCTGTGCGGGACATTGACCCCCAGAACGATCTGACTTTCCTCAGGGTCCGATCCAAGAAGAATGAGATTATGATTGCTCCAG ATAAAGACTACATATTAGTTGTCATCCAGCAACCTTCAGAGTGA